One window of Microcoleus vaginatus PCC 9802 genomic DNA carries:
- a CDS encoding ATP-binding protein, whose product MATIKPWYKIEGLIPREDLREGKPLDASEFAVHLDQVRDKRAPADYQEPDRFFDRTYLTKYLTYLAAQVVRRLSGETTETSAIFNLSTQFGGGKTHALTLLYHLAKHGAAANKWTGVDKILKQAAISAIPEAAVAVFVGTEFDSITGRGGDDGTPLRKTPWGEIAYQLGGEAAFNIVAEHENQFIEPKGDVIRKFLPKDKPCLILLDEIINYASTYRNKGYGDRLYNFIQALSETARGEKNVVLVVSIPASEMEYTAADEADEQRFKKVLDRLGKAIMMSAESETSEIIRRRLFEWTANAVTPEGKIMLPKDAVATCNEYADWVIEHKQQLPSFPIESAREAFVATYPFHPTVLSVFERKWQALPRFQRTRGVLRLLALWVSIAYQEGYKGNHRDALIGLGTAPLDDLSFRAAVFDQLGNDRLEGPVTTDICGKKDSHAIRLDAEATEDIKKSRLHRKVTTAIFFESNGGCTRVEATVPEIRLAVGEPNVDIGNVETVLESLTSDCYYLTVGQTKYRFSLYPNLNKILADRRANVQGHRIDERILNEIHKLFAINQGIQVICFPEQPNNLPNQAVVTLAVMSPTHSKQDESTLNLIESMIRESGASARTFKSALIFAIADSDVQLREEARKMLSWEDIRDEETNLDDVQKKQLSENLKKAQRDLIETVWRAYKYVALLGKDNKLRVVDLGLVTSSSAKSIVDLIINRLRLDGDVEDAVSPRFLVRNWSGAFQEWSTKAVRDVFFASPLFPRLLKGDAVKEAIARGVKDGTLALVGKASGDRYEPFELKTDLTASQIEISDDLFIIKSEVAAAYLQRITDPPKLSALIISPPKVQLEPGKKQTFIARGRDQYDKEIAIGEIQWTTTGGNIEPNGLLTGGENEGNFTVTATVETISAIAEFAVKSSNGVRAKENATIYQLPDHPTTPLPPKGLRWISEISPQKWMNFYTKVLSKFASDKNVKLTVKIEVSIEGEVSQQRRDETKIALQELGLNDEVDVLE is encoded by the coding sequence ATGGCAACGATCAAACCTTGGTATAAAATTGAAGGACTTATCCCCCGCGAAGATTTGCGCGAAGGCAAACCTTTAGATGCTTCCGAATTTGCGGTACATCTCGACCAAGTGCGAGACAAACGAGCGCCCGCAGATTATCAAGAACCCGATCGCTTTTTCGATCGCACTTATCTTACCAAATATTTAACATACCTCGCCGCTCAGGTAGTCCGGCGACTCTCTGGTGAAACCACAGAAACCTCAGCTATATTTAATCTTTCTACCCAATTTGGCGGTGGCAAAACTCACGCATTAACTCTACTCTATCACTTAGCAAAACACGGCGCTGCTGCTAACAAATGGACGGGAGTCGATAAAATCTTAAAGCAAGCAGCCATTTCCGCCATCCCCGAAGCGGCTGTAGCCGTATTTGTCGGCACTGAATTTGACTCCATCACCGGGCGCGGTGGCGATGATGGCACTCCTCTACGCAAAACACCTTGGGGTGAAATTGCCTATCAATTAGGAGGAGAAGCCGCTTTTAATATAGTCGCCGAACACGAAAATCAATTTATCGAACCCAAGGGCGATGTCATCCGCAAGTTTCTCCCCAAAGATAAGCCCTGTTTGATTTTGTTGGATGAGATTATCAACTACGCCAGCACCTATCGCAACAAAGGTTATGGCGATCGGCTTTATAACTTCATTCAAGCACTTTCAGAAACTGCCAGAGGTGAAAAAAATGTCGTTTTAGTAGTATCTATTCCCGCCTCGGAGATGGAATATACTGCTGCTGACGAAGCCGACGAACAGCGCTTCAAAAAAGTGCTCGACAGATTGGGTAAGGCAATTATGATGTCCGCCGAATCTGAGACATCAGAAATTATCCGCCGTCGCTTATTTGAATGGACTGCTAATGCTGTCACCCCTGAAGGTAAAATCATGCTTCCCAAGGATGCTGTTGCTACCTGTAACGAGTATGCAGATTGGGTGATTGAACACAAGCAACAGTTGCCTAGTTTCCCTATTGAAAGTGCGCGGGAAGCCTTTGTCGCGACTTACCCTTTTCATCCCACAGTGCTATCGGTATTCGAGCGTAAATGGCAGGCTTTGCCTCGATTTCAACGCACCCGAGGTGTCCTCCGACTCTTAGCTTTGTGGGTGTCTATTGCCTACCAAGAAGGTTATAAAGGCAACCATCGCGATGCCCTAATTGGATTAGGAACTGCACCCCTAGATGACCTATCATTTCGAGCCGCCGTATTCGATCAACTTGGAAACGATCGCCTAGAAGGGCCAGTGACAACTGATATTTGCGGCAAAAAAGACTCTCACGCCATTCGTCTTGATGCGGAAGCTACGGAAGATATTAAGAAATCACGACTGCATCGGAAAGTGACGACTGCGATCTTTTTTGAATCCAATGGTGGCTGCACTCGCGTAGAAGCAACTGTCCCAGAAATTCGACTGGCTGTAGGTGAGCCAAATGTAGATATTGGCAATGTAGAAACGGTTTTGGAATCTCTAACTAGCGATTGCTATTACTTAACTGTCGGGCAAACTAAGTATCGATTTAGTCTCTATCCAAACCTCAACAAAATTCTAGCAGACCGCCGCGCTAACGTGCAAGGGCATCGCATTGATGAGCGAATTCTCAATGAGATTCACAAGCTATTTGCCATTAATCAGGGAATTCAGGTTATTTGTTTTCCCGAACAACCTAACAATCTTCCCAATCAAGCTGTGGTGACTTTAGCGGTGATGTCTCCCACCCATTCCAAACAGGATGAGAGTACCCTAAATTTGATCGAGTCAATGATTCGCGAGTCTGGTGCGTCAGCGAGAACGTTTAAGAGTGCGCTAATTTTTGCGATCGCCGATTCTGATGTTCAATTGCGCGAAGAAGCCCGCAAGATGCTATCCTGGGAAGACATTCGGGATGAGGAAACCAATTTAGATGACGTGCAGAAAAAGCAATTATCTGAAAACCTGAAAAAGGCTCAGCGCGATTTGATTGAAACCGTATGGCGCGCTTATAAATACGTGGCGTTGTTAGGGAAAGATAATAAGTTACGGGTGGTGGATTTGGGTTTAGTTACGTCGAGTTCTGCTAAATCAATTGTAGACTTAATTATCAATCGGTTGCGTCTGGATGGGGATGTGGAAGATGCGGTGAGTCCTCGGTTTTTGGTTCGCAATTGGTCTGGTGCTTTCCAGGAGTGGAGTACCAAGGCTGTGCGAGATGTCTTCTTTGCTTCACCTTTGTTTCCGCGACTTTTGAAAGGGGATGCGGTGAAAGAGGCGATCGCTCGCGGTGTCAAAGATGGTACTTTAGCATTAGTTGGCAAAGCATCAGGCGATCGATACGAACCGTTCGAGTTAAAAACCGATTTAACAGCCAGCCAAATCGAAATTTCAGACGATTTGTTTATCATTAAATCAGAGGTAGCCGCCGCTTACCTGCAACGTATCACCGATCCCCCAAAGTTGAGCGCGTTGATAATTTCCCCCCCCAAAGTGCAACTCGAACCGGGTAAAAAGCAAACTTTTATCGCACGGGGACGCGATCAATATGACAAAGAAATTGCTATTGGTGAAATACAGTGGACTACTACAGGCGGTAATATTGAACCCAATGGCCTACTCACAGGTGGAGAAAATGAGGGAAATTTCACTGTGACAGCAACAGTAGAAACAATCAGTGCTATTGCTGAATTTGCCGTAAAATCTTCTAATGGTGTCAGAGCGAAAGAAAATGCTACTATTTATCAATTACCAGACCACCCAACCACCCCACTTCCACCTAAAGGATTGAGATGGATTAGTGAAATTAGTCCTCAGAAGTGGATGAATTTTTATACAAAAGTTCTGAGTAAATTTGCCAGTGACAAAAATGTTAAGCTCACAGTGAAAATAGAAGTTTCTATCGAAGGTGAGGTGTCTCAGCAAAGGCGGGATGAGACTAAGATTGCGCTGCAAGAACTCGGATTGAATGATGAGGTGGATGTTCTAGAATGA
- a CDS encoding DUF1156 domain-containing protein has protein sequence MSNKTNYPKRLIEVDLPIKRISAHARREKSIRHGHISTLHIWWARRPLAACRAVICASLWIDPVDELCPQEFRDKAASIIKDFAKKVVTDKDLANHCSTENWSEWKFLAKTENQLDPNNPQHFNILRDRLLDFIADFANWDNSTQQDYLETSRALTQAAHEALGGVPGTRPLVVDPFAGGGAIPLEALRVGADAFASDLNPVAVLLNKVVLEYIPKYGQKLADEVRKWGKWVKEEAEKELADFYPKDADGSTPIAYLWARTIVCEGPGCGLKVPLARTFWLTKRSSCKVGVRIKYSAGSEIPVCEVISGNITNLVTTATVRRGAVSCPCCGFTTPVQSVRRQLSKQRGGANDGFLLAIVANDEAGKRIYRTPTKSDYEIVDKVEARLKQQRHSNTILSLAPDEPLPPNGTLGFRVQNYGMQTFGDLHTKRQKLALATIASIIRNLEETEETTESIVVHQCLLLAFGRLQDLNSSLSTWADTVVGANRGQNRLPMVWDFVEAVPFADAGGSWSGQVDWVVRAINHVSMAISHTGIAMQAPAQMHPLPDDSAHLVATDPPYYDAFAYSDLSDLFLCWLKRATLDPKTLFSLESVQSKSPKQEEIVVNPAASIDGRGPKDHIWFSSQMLLAFRQARRITKPNGLSVIIFAHKGMKSWEALLDSAIASGWTITGSWPIDTERPSRQRAQESAALASSIHLVCRPRNTNDIGDWRDVLQELPQRIHDWMPRLASEGVVGADAIFACLGPALEIFSRYSSVEKASGEVVTLREYLEYVWAAISKEALSTIFKEADTSSFEEDARLTAMWLWTLSSGGGETGKMPVPQGDGKTGNMPVPQEEEDVSDDDDESTGKKAKITGFSLEYDAARKIAQGLGANLENLTSLVQVKGDQARLLPVSERSPYLLGKDAGKAPVKRPKKEHKQLSLFDTETTEEVSEDWGDTNIENQGKTVLDRIHQTMILFAAGRSEALKRFLVDDGVGSDKRFWTLAQSLSALYPTATDEKRWVDGVLARKKGLGF, from the coding sequence GTGAGTAACAAAACTAATTATCCCAAACGCCTCATCGAAGTTGACCTCCCCATCAAGCGGATTTCCGCCCACGCCAGACGGGAAAAATCTATCCGTCACGGGCATATTTCCACCCTGCATATTTGGTGGGCGAGGCGACCTTTGGCCGCGTGTCGGGCGGTGATTTGTGCTTCCTTGTGGATCGATCCTGTTGATGAACTCTGCCCTCAAGAATTTCGGGATAAAGCAGCCAGCATTATTAAGGATTTTGCTAAGAAAGTGGTGACGGATAAGGATTTAGCTAATCATTGTTCTACGGAAAATTGGAGTGAGTGGAAGTTTTTAGCCAAAACAGAAAATCAGTTAGATCCTAATAATCCCCAGCATTTCAATATTCTCCGCGATCGGTTATTGGATTTTATTGCAGATTTTGCTAATTGGGATAATTCCACACAGCAAGACTATTTAGAAACCAGTCGCGCTTTAACTCAAGCAGCCCATGAAGCTTTAGGCGGCGTTCCCGGAACTCGTCCCCTAGTTGTTGACCCCTTTGCTGGGGGTGGTGCGATTCCTTTGGAAGCGCTGCGGGTGGGGGCAGATGCTTTTGCTTCTGACTTGAATCCGGTGGCGGTTTTGTTGAATAAAGTGGTGTTGGAATATATTCCTAAATATGGGCAAAAGTTAGCGGATGAAGTGCGGAAGTGGGGAAAGTGGGTTAAGGAAGAAGCAGAGAAAGAATTAGCTGATTTTTATCCGAAAGATGCTGATGGAAGTACACCGATTGCTTATTTGTGGGCGAGAACGATTGTTTGTGAGGGGCCCGGTTGTGGGCTAAAAGTACCACTTGCTCGTACCTTTTGGCTTACAAAACGCTCATCATGCAAAGTAGGTGTTCGTATCAAATACAGTGCAGGTAGCGAAATACCAGTATGTGAAGTAATTTCAGGTAATATAACCAATCTTGTTACTACAGCTACTGTACGTCGAGGAGCCGTATCCTGCCCTTGTTGCGGCTTCACAACTCCCGTGCAGTCAGTGCGAAGGCAACTATCCAAACAGCGAGGTGGTGCCAATGATGGATTCCTTCTAGCAATTGTTGCCAATGATGAAGCAGGAAAGCGTATCTATAGGACTCCGACAAAATCTGACTATGAAATTGTAGACAAGGTAGAAGCTCGCCTGAAACAGCAGCGCCACTCCAATACAATACTTTCGTTAGCACCCGATGAACCCTTACCACCAAATGGCACATTGGGTTTTCGTGTACAGAATTATGGGATGCAAACTTTTGGTGATTTGCACACAAAAAGACAAAAGCTTGCGCTCGCTACTATTGCCAGCATTATTCGTAATTTGGAGGAAACTGAGGAAACTACGGAATCTATAGTCGTTCATCAATGTTTGTTGTTAGCCTTTGGAAGACTACAGGATTTGAATTCTAGTCTGTCTACATGGGCTGATACAGTAGTCGGCGCTAATCGAGGTCAGAATCGATTGCCGATGGTCTGGGATTTTGTAGAGGCAGTCCCATTTGCTGATGCTGGAGGCAGTTGGTCGGGTCAAGTTGATTGGGTTGTTCGAGCAATAAACCATGTTTCTATGGCAATTAGTCATACTGGCATAGCTATGCAAGCTCCAGCTCAAATGCACCCACTTCCTGATGACAGTGCCCACTTGGTAGCTACAGACCCTCCATACTACGATGCGTTTGCTTATTCAGATTTGTCAGACCTTTTTCTATGCTGGCTAAAGAGAGCAACGCTCGATCCAAAGACACTTTTTTCTCTTGAGTCAGTACAGAGCAAAAGTCCAAAGCAAGAAGAAATTGTAGTAAACCCAGCCGCCTCGATAGATGGTCGAGGACCCAAGGATCATATTTGGTTCTCTTCACAAATGCTTTTAGCTTTTAGACAAGCACGGCGGATTACTAAACCCAATGGACTTTCAGTCATAATTTTTGCCCATAAAGGTATGAAAAGTTGGGAAGCTCTGCTCGACAGTGCGATCGCTTCTGGGTGGACAATTACTGGCTCGTGGCCAATTGACACTGAGCGTCCAAGTCGGCAGCGCGCCCAAGAATCTGCTGCCCTCGCTTCATCTATCCATCTCGTTTGCCGTCCCCGCAACACTAACGATATTGGTGACTGGCGGGATGTACTCCAAGAACTCCCCCAACGTATTCACGACTGGATGCCCAGACTCGCCAGTGAAGGCGTAGTCGGTGCCGATGCCATTTTTGCCTGCCTTGGCCCGGCTTTAGAAATCTTTTCCCGTTATTCCAGCGTTGAAAAAGCAAGCGGCGAAGTTGTCACCCTGCGCGAATATCTCGAATATGTCTGGGCTGCGATTTCCAAAGAAGCCCTCAGCACTATTTTCAAAGAAGCAGATACTTCCAGCTTTGAAGAAGATGCTCGATTAACTGCCATGTGGTTGTGGACACTTTCATCAGGTGGTGGAGAAACAGGCAAGATGCCTGTTCCACAAGGTGATGGGAAAACAGGCAACATGCCGGTTCCACAAGAGGAAGAAGATGTTAGCGATGATGACGACGAAAGCACTGGCAAAAAAGCAAAAATCACAGGTTTTAGCCTCGAATATGATGCCGCCCGCAAGATTGCTCAGGGACTTGGTGCTAACTTGGAAAACCTCACCAGTTTAGTACAAGTCAAGGGCGACCAAGCGCGACTGCTACCAGTATCGGAGCGATCGCCATATCTGTTGGGCAAAGACGCGGGCAAAGCCCCAGTCAAGCGCCCCAAAAAAGAGCACAAGCAATTGAGTCTCTTTGATACAGAAACTACTGAAGAAGTGTCAGAAGATTGGGGCGATACCAATATTGAGAATCAAGGTAAAACTGTACTCGATCGCATCCACCAAACCATGATTTTATTTGCCGCTGGACGCAGCGAAGCCCTCAAACGCTTCTTAGTCGATGACGGCGTGGGAAGTGACAAGCGCTTCTGGACATTAGCCCAGTCCCTCTCAGCCCTGTATCCCACCGCCACTGATGAAAAGCGCTGGGTGGATGGAGTTTTAGCTCGCAAAAAAGGGTTGGGGTTCTAA
- a CDS encoding DUF3883 domain-containing protein gives MQVEQMKSHVILRGSLFPEPVKVIVAVPMGDAIKLIGKGINTNQVYESILSKEHLAQLEATPEQEPFDGNALHFRLGVEALRLGLAYEYDPYFALAIAHVDPLPHQLEAVYEYFLKQPRIRFLLADDPGAGKTIMAGLLLKELKVRGLVRRTLIVTPANLTFQWQRELKDKFREDFEVIRGDVLRANYGSNPWKEKKQVITSISWVSRIEDAKNSLLRSHWDLIIVDEAHKMSAYSSDDKTLAYKLGEELSKLTDHYLLMTATPHKGDPKNFCLFLELLDRDVYGDVTSLEEAMRRNNAPFYLRRTKEALVTFPDTETGQAKKLFTNRKVETIDFQIDDEELDFYDDLTKYVEDQSIKASADDSARGRALGFTMAMLQRRFASSVYAVRRSLERMRDKRQRRLEDPEAYRAEQIAKKVPDDFDELTEAEQEKILGDLEGLVASVDPVALQQEIYQLNKLIDQARTLEKREVESKLVKLKEAITQKGIFQDPLMKLLLFTEHKDTLDYLVGKLREWGLSVTQIHGGMKIGDRDTPNTRIYSEREFREDCQVLVATEAAGEGINLQFCWFLINYDIPWNPVRLEQRMGRIHRYGQDKDCLIFNFVSTNTREGRVLWKLFERIRAIEIDIDPERTGKVFNVLGDIFPANQLERMIREMYAHNLTEDVIKNRIVEQVDTDRFRRLTNSALEGLAKRELNLSAIIGKSAEAKERRLVPEVIDDFFVQAAPISGIHPKETRQHQKVYRIGRVPRTLWPIGERLETRFGKLGHEYKKITFDKHKLTDDPTLEWVTPGHPLFECVREDVLARVQDDLRHGALFFDLHRDRPARLDVFSAAIADGRGNKLHERVYVVQTEIDGTMTVRQPTLFLDLVPVTDSTNLVDGLPNDADLPSRDQTEQALIEQELNRFLTEIRTQRQQEVKTISDHMEISFFAIIDKVQCQFAELISRQESGAKESGLDGRIKQMEDRLFELNGRLETRREELEKERSCTIADIQHHGRAWVLPHPERTSPEMAAMVSDREIERIAVEAVIAYENARGWLVVSVEKENRGFDLISRKPHPEDPNTAIAVRFIEVKGRSRVGEVALTSNEYKTAERLKKDYWLYVIFNCASTPQVHPIQDPVQLGWEPLVKIEHYHVDAEKILEASK, from the coding sequence ATGCAAGTAGAGCAAATGAAGTCCCATGTAATTCTGCGAGGCTCCCTGTTCCCAGAACCTGTAAAAGTAATTGTGGCAGTGCCGATGGGAGATGCTATTAAACTCATCGGCAAAGGAATCAATACCAACCAAGTCTACGAGTCAATTCTGTCCAAAGAACATTTGGCTCAACTAGAAGCTACCCCAGAACAAGAACCATTTGACGGCAACGCCCTGCATTTTCGCCTCGGCGTGGAAGCCCTGCGCTTGGGTTTAGCCTACGAATATGACCCTTATTTTGCCCTGGCGATCGCCCATGTAGACCCACTGCCCCACCAACTAGAAGCCGTCTACGAATACTTTCTCAAACAACCCCGCATCCGCTTCCTGCTAGCCGATGACCCCGGTGCTGGTAAAACCATCATGGCCGGACTGCTACTCAAAGAACTCAAAGTCCGAGGCTTAGTCAGACGTACCTTAATTGTCACCCCCGCCAACCTCACCTTTCAATGGCAGCGGGAACTCAAAGACAAATTCCGCGAAGATTTTGAGGTGATTCGGGGCGATGTCCTGCGGGCCAATTACGGCTCTAACCCTTGGAAAGAAAAGAAACAAGTCATCACCTCAATATCGTGGGTTTCGCGCATTGAAGATGCCAAAAATAGTCTCCTGCGGAGTCATTGGGACTTAATCATTGTGGATGAAGCCCACAAGATGAGCGCCTATAGTTCCGATGATAAAACCTTGGCTTACAAACTCGGTGAAGAACTCTCCAAGCTCACCGACCACTACTTATTAATGACCGCCACGCCTCATAAAGGCGACCCCAAAAACTTTTGTTTATTCCTAGAACTTCTAGACCGCGATGTTTATGGTGATGTTACGAGTTTAGAAGAAGCAATGCGTCGGAATAATGCTCCGTTTTATCTGCGGCGGACCAAAGAAGCTCTCGTTACTTTCCCCGATACAGAGACCGGTCAAGCCAAAAAGCTATTTACTAATCGCAAAGTTGAAACCATCGACTTTCAAATTGATGACGAAGAATTGGATTTCTATGACGACTTGACTAAATATGTAGAAGACCAGTCAATCAAAGCATCGGCCGATGATTCCGCCCGCGGTCGGGCATTGGGTTTTACGATGGCAATGTTGCAACGTCGTTTCGCGTCTAGTGTCTACGCAGTGCGGCGAAGTTTAGAACGAATGCGCGATAAACGCCAACGGAGATTGGAAGACCCAGAGGCTTACCGGGCCGAACAGATTGCGAAGAAAGTTCCAGATGATTTTGATGAACTGACTGAAGCAGAACAGGAAAAAATTCTGGGAGATTTGGAAGGACTTGTCGCTTCAGTTGACCCGGTAGCATTGCAACAAGAAATCTATCAGTTGAACAAACTGATCGACCAAGCGCGGACGTTGGAAAAACGAGAAGTTGAATCGAAACTGGTGAAGCTGAAAGAAGCTATTACCCAGAAAGGCATATTCCAAGACCCGCTGATGAAACTGCTGCTTTTCACCGAGCACAAAGACACCTTGGATTATTTGGTGGGTAAGCTGCGGGAGTGGGGACTATCGGTGACTCAGATTCACGGGGGGATGAAAATTGGAGACAGGGATACGCCCAATACCCGAATTTATTCTGAACGCGAGTTTCGGGAAGATTGTCAGGTATTGGTGGCGACGGAAGCGGCGGGGGAGGGTATTAACTTGCAATTCTGCTGGTTTCTGATTAATTATGATATTCCCTGGAATCCGGTGCGCTTGGAACAGCGGATGGGTCGCATCCACCGTTACGGTCAGGATAAGGATTGTCTGATTTTTAACTTTGTTTCGACGAATACCCGCGAAGGACGGGTGTTGTGGAAGTTGTTTGAGCGCATCCGGGCGATCGAGATTGACATCGATCCAGAACGCACTGGCAAAGTGTTTAATGTTTTGGGCGATATTTTTCCGGCCAATCAGCTAGAACGGATGATTCGGGAGATGTACGCTCACAACTTGACGGAAGATGTGATTAAGAACCGCATTGTCGAGCAAGTGGACACCGATCGATTCCGCCGCCTCACCAATTCCGCTTTAGAAGGATTAGCCAAGCGGGAACTGAACTTAAGTGCGATTATTGGTAAATCAGCAGAAGCAAAAGAGCGACGTTTAGTGCCAGAAGTGATTGATGACTTTTTTGTGCAAGCGGCCCCGATTTCGGGGATTCACCCCAAGGAAACGCGCCAGCATCAGAAGGTGTACCGCATTGGGCGAGTACCGCGTACTCTGTGGCCGATCGGGGAACGTTTGGAAACCCGCTTTGGCAAATTGGGCCATGAATACAAAAAGATTACGTTTGATAAACATAAGTTGACAGATGACCCAACGCTGGAATGGGTGACACCCGGACATCCGCTGTTTGAGTGCGTGCGGGAAGATGTGCTAGCGCGGGTACAGGATGATTTGCGCCACGGGGCACTATTTTTCGATTTGCATCGCGATCGACCTGCGAGATTGGATGTGTTTTCGGCGGCCATCGCCGATGGACGCGGTAACAAGCTGCACGAACGTGTCTATGTGGTGCAGACGGAAATCGACGGGACAATGACCGTGCGACAGCCGACTTTGTTTTTAGATTTGGTGCCAGTAACTGATAGTACCAATTTGGTTGATGGTTTGCCAAACGATGCAGATTTACCCAGTCGCGACCAAACAGAACAAGCGTTGATCGAACAAGAATTGAATCGTTTTTTGACAGAAATTCGGACTCAACGACAGCAGGAAGTTAAGACTATTTCCGACCACATGGAAATTAGTTTTTTTGCAATTATTGATAAAGTGCAGTGTCAGTTTGCTGAGTTAATTTCGCGACAAGAATCTGGTGCCAAGGAATCTGGACTAGACGGCCGCATCAAGCAAATGGAAGACCGATTGTTTGAGTTAAACGGGCGATTGGAAACGCGGCGGGAAGAACTGGAAAAAGAGCGCAGTTGCACGATCGCCGATATTCAACATCACGGACGGGCTTGGGTACTTCCTCATCCAGAACGCACATCCCCTGAAATGGCAGCTATGGTTAGCGATCGCGAAATTGAGCGAATTGCAGTCGAGGCAGTTATTGCCTATGAAAATGCGAGGGGCTGGCTGGTGGTGAGTGTAGAAAAGGAGAATCGCGGCTTTGATTTAATCTCCCGCAAACCTCATCCAGAAGATCCAAACACTGCGATTGCGGTGAGGTTTATTGAGGTTAAAGGGCGATCGCGGGTGGGTGAAGTAGCCCTCACCAGCAACGAATACAAGACAGCAGAACGCTTAAAAAAAGACTACTGGTTGTATGTAATCTTTAACTGCGCTTCTACTCCACAAGTGCATCCAATACAAGACCCCGTGCAGTTGGGGTGGGAACCGTTAGTGAAGATTGAACATTATCATGTTGATGCAGAGAAAATTTTGGAGGCCAGCAAGTGA